The following proteins come from a genomic window of Halomarina ordinaria:
- a CDS encoding DUF7313 family protein, translating into MQSSVSLFGPVDTILGPYIEYVLLVLVLVNMVARAAEYRSHVKQARDGGVDAIGRNPVRVATNFLLLVGGFYFLTVEYHAGFVFSVLVVGMVITDVFEFESRLVEARRDIGIERPKGSIAASVLVLLYAAYTSLFFLIADYWGAVI; encoded by the coding sequence ATGCAGTCTTCGGTCTCGCTGTTCGGCCCCGTCGACACCATCCTCGGGCCGTACATCGAATACGTCCTGCTCGTCCTGGTGTTGGTGAACATGGTCGCCCGGGCGGCCGAGTATCGTTCCCACGTCAAACAGGCGCGCGACGGCGGCGTCGACGCCATCGGCCGGAACCCGGTCCGCGTGGCGACGAACTTCCTCCTGCTCGTCGGGGGGTTCTACTTCCTGACCGTCGAGTACCACGCCGGGTTCGTCTTCTCGGTTCTGGTCGTCGGGATGGTCATCACCGACGTCTTCGAGTTCGAGTCGCGCCTGGTCGAGGCGCGCCGCGACATCGGCATCGAGCGCCCGAAGGGGTCCATCGCCGCCTCCGTGCTCGTGCTCCTCTACGCGGCGTACACGAGCCTGTTCTTCCTCATCGCCGACTACTGGGGCGCCGTCATCTGA
- a CDS encoding DUF7314 family protein, whose amino-acid sequence MADEFIKGLTALIVGLFGWLTFAGWYRTPSFSGAQLVGPLPEDPNVYDQIGLVLMDAMFYFAILGALTFWVIIPAIRQIRLARSG is encoded by the coding sequence ATGGCTGACGAATTCATCAAGGGGCTCACGGCGCTCATCGTGGGGCTGTTCGGCTGGCTCACGTTCGCTGGCTGGTACCGGACGCCGTCGTTCTCCGGCGCACAGCTCGTCGGACCGCTCCCCGAGGACCCCAACGTCTACGACCAGATCGGCCTCGTCCTCATGGACGCTATGTTCTATTTCGCCATCCTCGGTGCGCTCACCTTCTGGGTCATCATCCCGGCGATCCGTCAGATTCGCCTGGCACGCTCGGGCTAG
- a CDS encoding DUF7315 family membrane protein, which yields MSDASDQPRRGTDGDVVVSLDLYKTVIVSSTLVAVALIILGFLFLDAATNVVQRFLLLGLLVGVVLPAVLYLGYRAVRSGGGLGERIGVAVALFYVSLAGLPGFLGTLLGAPTVLPPVPFVVRDAIAAAPVPDGVLQVTFALIGIALIGAGAGTYILGTRFRTAGMGNPKDDGD from the coding sequence ATGTCCGACGCCTCCGACCAGCCACGGCGCGGGACGGACGGCGACGTGGTCGTCTCGCTCGACCTCTACAAGACCGTCATCGTCTCCTCGACGCTCGTCGCCGTGGCCCTCATCATCCTCGGGTTCCTGTTCCTCGACGCGGCGACGAACGTCGTCCAGCGGTTCCTGCTGCTCGGCCTGCTCGTCGGCGTCGTGCTCCCGGCCGTCCTCTACCTCGGCTACCGGGCGGTCCGGTCGGGTGGGGGCCTCGGCGAGCGCATCGGAGTGGCCGTCGCCCTGTTCTACGTCTCGCTCGCCGGCCTCCCCGGCTTCCTCGGGACGCTGCTCGGTGCCCCCACGGTGCTCCCGCCGGTCCCGTTCGTCGTCCGCGACGCCATCGCCGCCGCGCCCGTCCCCGACGGCGTCCTCCAGGTGACCTTCGCGCTCATCGGTATCGCGCTCATCGGGGCCGGCGCGGGGACGTACATCCTCGGGACGCGCTTTCGGACCGCGGGAATGGGAAACCCTAAAGACGACGGTGACTAA